Part of the Salvelinus fontinalis isolate EN_2023a chromosome 1, ASM2944872v1, whole genome shotgun sequence genome is shown below.
ccataaaattgtcagactccagtcacccagttatagactgttttctatgctaccgcacagcatgtggtaccggagtgccaagtctaggatcaaaggctccttaacagcttctaccccaagccataagactgctgaacaattaataaaatggccaccggactattacattgacccccctcccctccatttgttttgtacagtgttattactcactgtttattatctatacatagtcacttcacccctacctacatgtacaaattacctctaacctgtacccccgcacactgactcagtaccggtaccccctgtatagtcttgttattgttatgttattgtgttactttttatactttagtttatttggtaaatattttcttaactcttcttgaactgcactgttggttaagggcttgtaagtcagcatttcacggtaaggtctacacttgttgtattcggcgaatgtgacaaataaagtttgcttTGATTTGAAAATGGTCACTGGTTCAAATACCAAGCCAAcagggtgaaaaatctgttggtgtgcccttgagcaaggcacgtaactctaatttgctccaggggctctgtactactatggctgaccctgtaaaactgcacctatccggtgttcGTGACAAAAACACTTTATTTTTAATAAGTGACAGTGATATACAATATAactcagagcagcttaccgatcactgcaccattgcacagcccatctgtaaatagcccacccaacttcCTCATCCCTGTAACATTCGccgtcggaatgagaccaaagcgcagcatgtaaagtgttcatgatttaatgttcacaaaaacactcaaacaaaaggaCAAAAGGAGAAAACGAAAGCACAcagttctgtcagggaaacaacctaaacagaaaacaacaccccacaaaacccaaacggaaaatgacaactcatacagtggggagaacaagtatttgatacactgccgattttgcatgtattcctacttacaaagcatgtagaggtctgtaatttttatcataggtacacttcaactgtgagagacggaatttaaaacaaaaatccataaaatcacattgtatgatttttaagtaattcatttgcattttattgcatgacataagtatttgatcacctaccaaccagtaagaattccggctctcacagacctgttagtttttcttaagaatccctcctgttctccactcgttacctgtattaactgcacctgtttgaactcgttacctgtataaaagacacctgtccacacactcaatcaaacagactccaacctctccacaatggccaagaccagagagctgtgtaaggacatcagggataaaattgtagacctgcacaaggctgggatgggctacaggacaataggcaatcAGCTTGGTGAggaggcaacaactgttggcgcaattattagaaaatggaagaagttcaagatgacggtcaatcaccctcggtctggggctccatgcaagatctcacctcgtggggcatcagtgatcatgaggaaggtgagggatcagcccagaactacacggcaggacctggtcaatgacctgaagagagctgggaccacagtctcaaagaaaaccattagtaacacactacgccgtcatggattaaaatcctgcagagcacgcaaggtccccctgctcaagccagcgcatgtccaggcccgtctgaagtttgccaatgaccatctggatgatccagaggaggaatgggagaaggtcatgtggtctgatgagacaaaaatagagcttttcggtctaaactccactcgccgtgtttggaggaagactaaggatgagtacaaccccaagaacaccatcccaaccgtgaagcatggaggtggaaacagcattctttggggatgcttttctgcaaagggcacaggacgactgcaccgtattgaggggaggatggatgtggccatgtatcgcgagatcttggccaacaacctccttccctcagtaagagcattgacgATGAGGAGTGGCTgagtcttccagcatgacaacgacccgaaacacacagccaggccaactaaggagtggctccgtaagaagcatctcaaggtcctgcagtggcctagccagtctccagacctgaacccaatagaaaatctttggagggagctggaagtccgtattgcccagcgacagccccgaaacctgaaggatctggagaaggtctgtatggaggagtgggccaaaatcgctgctgcagtgtgtgcaaacctggtcaagaactacaggaaacgtatgatctctgtaattgcaaacaaaggtttctgtaccaaatattaagttctgcttttctgatgtatcaaatacttctgtcataaaataaaatgcaaatgaattacttaaaaatcatacaatgtgattttctggattttttttccgtctctcacagttgaagtgtacctatgatagaaattacagacctctacatgctttgtaagtaggaaacactgccgatttttcaggttatcaaatacttgttctccccactgtatatgatccccaatcaaagacaatgatagacagctgcctctgattgggaaccacactcggcaaaacaacaaagaaatagaaaacatagattttcccacccaagtcacaccctgacctaaccaaactacatttgcacacactgtacatacatttttctattgtgttattgactgtacgtttgtttatcccatgtgtaactctgtgttgttgtttttgtcacactgctttgctttatcttggccaggtcgcagttgtaaatgagaacttgttctcagctggcccacctggttaaataaaggtgaaattaaaaaaatatttaaaaagaaaacggtatacatactgtatatgttaACCATGTCAATAGTTTACATGTATAAGTGTGTAACCCTCCATTCCTAACCATTGTATAACCCATGGGTGTTCTGTATTTTCACTGTCTCTGTGAAGGTGTGTTCATCACTAAAGGGGATGTGGGGGTGGGCACGATCGTGGGCTCAGCTGTCTTCAATATCCTCTGCATCATTGGAGTGTGTGGAATATTTGCTGGCCAGGTAGGTTTCTGCACCTTGGCTTGCACAGCAACAgacacggacacagacacacacagaggaagggATGAATACATTGGGGTGAAATGTTGGCTCTTCCACTCTTACAgaccgttcctctctctcccccctctcccattctctctctctctctctctctctctctctctctctctctctctctctctctttctttctcaggcAGTGCATCTGTCTCGTTGGTCTCTTATGAGAGACTCTATGTACTACACCCTATCCATCACTGCTCTTATAGTGGTGAGTGGAGCCTGACCATTGCAAACCATTGATGTGGGCCTTAGTGTGTTGCTTCCTGCTGATCAGATGGTGTATCTACAGAGTGGATCCATATACTAATGTTTACATCAGAGAAAAGTGAACCCCAAAAGCGAATACTGTACTTCCAATCATTCTTCCAAGTGTTCAGTGTCATTTTTCTTTGTCTCCTTACAGTTCATATATGATGAAAAGGTTTCATGGTAAGTATGGCTTTCACTtatgtatacagtacatacacctaTATGTTATATGTTGTGTTGTATAGCTGTTAAAAATCAGCTTCAGTTGAATCCTGCTTGATGTGTGTTCCAGGTGGGAGTCGCTGACACTGGTTCTGATGTATTTCGGCTATATTTTGATAATGAAGTAAGTCTGTGTCTGAAACCATCaataccacacacaaacacacttcagAACCATTTCATGTAACCTGAGTCGAGGTATGAAGTTGTGTCCACAGCCTTGTACTGTCCCTCTTTGTCTAGGTTTAACTCGTGTTCCTTTATGTGTATAGGTTTAACTCGAACATTGTGCATTTCCTGGAGAGGCGGAAGAAGAACTCGCCCAGCCTGGGGAACGGCACGGCCAGTAACGCTGACCTGGACGACAACTGTGACGCCAGCGCTGTCCTGCTGAAGAAAAGTACGGTCTGACCGTTCTgccatgcatgtgtctgtgtgtgtttgtctcatctctctctctcacatcgctcacgtctctctctctctcgctgtgtgcaTGTCTCCTGTAGCTAACTTCCACAGAAAGCAGTCAGTGTTGATGGTAGATGAGTTGCTGTCAGCCTACCCCCACCAGCTGTCCTTCTCTGAAGCCGGCATGAGGATCATGATCACCAGCCACTTCTCCCCTCGCACACGCCTCTCCATGGCCTCACGCATGCTCATCACTGAGGTAGGACCACACATGCCTTCTGCACACGTGGCCGTGCTTCTGTTTGCTTTGTGGGTGTGAATAGACTGTATTCTTACAGCATACTTATTTTGAAAATGTTTGTACAGCATATGACATGTGCGTATGCATGTATTTGTGAAGAGACAGCGTCTGATTAGCACCCGGCCGTTCACTAACGGAGACTCCGAGGTCACAGTGAAGGTCGGCAGTAGACGGGGCCTGGAGAACGGACTGGGCGGGCCTGAAAGGGGAGTCAAAGGTCGCCGTGGTCACCATGGAGAGGACGACAGGGGAGATGTGGAGGCCGGCAACGAGACGGAAAACGAGAACGAAGACAATGAGAATAATGAgaacgatgaagaggaggaggacgtaGGGGAGGGACCTTTCGTGCCCTTTCACGCCCCAGGTAaaaaacaatataacattacAGGGTTTCAAAAAGGTTCAGTCTCTCTGAGCTCTCTTTATTGTGTTGGTCAACACTCGCCTAAAAGTGTTTTTAGATTTCCTCAATAAAAACATCAGTTATTAATGTGAATCCAGCAAAGAACACAAATTGAAACTGCATCTCttcttctttccctctccctccatctctttctctagcTGGGTGCTGTAATAAGGTCAAGTGGCTGTTGGCCTGGCCTCTGTGCCTGCTGTTGTTCTTCACGGTGCCTAACTGTGCCAACACTCGCTGGGAGAGATGGTTCATGGTCTCCTTCGTCACTTCCACCCTCTGGATTGCTGGTTTTTCCTATGTCATGGTCTGGATGGTGagggcacacacacgcacgcacacacacacacacacacacacacacacacacacacacacacacacacacacacacacacacacacacacacacacacacacacacacacacacacacacacacacacacacacacacacacacacacacacacatacatacatacatacatacatacaacactgatgcctcccaagtggcgcagtgttctaaggcactgcatcagtgCTAgcgtgccactagagatcctggttcaagtccaggctctgtcgcaaccggccgcGACCGAGAAacccatggggcagcgcacaattggcccagtgtcgaccgggtttggccaggagggatgttcttgtcccatcgcgctctagcgactcctgtcggcccggcgggccgggcgcaatgcacgctgacacggtcgccaggtgtatggtttcctcagacacattggtgcggctggcttccgggttaagtgggcattgtgtcaagaagcagcgtggctcgggtggtttgtgtttcggaggacgcgcggctctcaaccttcgcctctgcCAAATCCATAcatgagttgcagcgatgggacaagattgAGACTACCAATTGGGTACCACGAATTTGGGgagaattaataaaaaataaactcactgatgtgtgtgtctcttcCCTTCAGGTGACAGTGATCGGATTTACTCTCGGTATCCCCGACGTCATCATGGGCATCACCTTCCTGGCAGCTGGCACCAGTGTCCCTGATTGCATGGCCAGTCTTATAGTGGCACGGCAAGGTGagaacagacacagaggactttCTCTACCAAATCAaagtcaaactttatttgtcacatgcgccaaatacaataagtaccttaccgtgaaatgcttacttacaacaagcccttaaccaacagaaaagttaagaaaatatttaccaaataaacgaaAACAAAAAATTATAAACAGTAACaatataaaataacaataacaaggctatatacagggggtaccagtaccactACAGCCCGGTTGATGTTAATCGGGCCCTGGTTTCGACCCACCTTTTCCTGTACtccacgatcaactcctttgtcttgctcacattgagagagagaggttgttgtccagacaccacactgccaggtctctgacctcctccctataggctgtctcatcgttgttggtgatcaggcctaccactgttgtgtcgtcagcaaacttaatcatggtgttggagtcatgtttggccatgcagtcgtgggtgaacagggagtacagggggggactaagtacacacccctgaggggccccagtgttgaggatcagcgtggcaggcgtgttgttgcctaccctcaccacctggggggcggcacatcgggaagtccaggatccagttgcagagggaggtgtttagtttagtgatgagctttgagggcactatggtgttgaacgccgaGCGTtcgagtgctacggggcggtaataatttaggcaggttaccttcgcttccttgggcaccgggactatggtggtctgtttgaaacatgtagactcagtcagggagaggttgaaaatgtcagtgaagacacttgccaattgGTCCGTGTATGCTTtaagtacacatcctggtaagccatctggccccgcggctttgtaaatgttgacctgtttaaaggtcttgctcacattggctaccgagagcgttatcacacagtcgtccagaacagctggtgctctcgtgcatgcttcagtgttgcttgcctcgaagcaatcataaaaggcatttagcttgtctggtaagctcgtgtcactgggcagctcgcgtctgggtttccttttgtagtccataatagttttcaagccctgccacatccgacgagcgtcagagccggtgtagtaggttCGTCTGAGGGAATAGCgtaatttcttataagcgtccggattagtgtcccgctccttggaagcggcagctctagcctttagctcgatgcggatggtgcctgtaatccatggcttctgtttgggatatgtacgtacagtcactgtggggacaacgtcatcgatgcacttattgatgaagccgatgactgaggtggtatacccCTCGATGCcattcccggaacatattccagtctgtgctagcaaaacagtcctgtagcgtagcatccgcttcatctgaccacttccgtattgagctagtcactggtacttcctgctttagttttttcttgtaagcaggaatcaggaggatagaattatggtcagatttgccaaatggagggcaggggagagctttgtatgcatctctgtttgtggagtaaaggtggtctaaagttttttcctctggttgcacatgtgacaagctggtagaaatgaggtaaaactgatttacgtttgcctgcattaaagtccacggCCACTACGAGcgtcgcttctggatgagcattttcttgtgggcttatggccttatagagttggttgagtgcggtcttagtcacagcattggtttgtggtggtaaatagacagctacgaataatatagatgagaacgcTCGTGGTAGATAGTGtaatctacagcttatcataaagtactctacctcaggcgagcaaaccTTCGAGACATCTTTGATATTAGACATcacacaccagctgttattgacaaatagacacatacCCCCACCCCtagtcttaccagacgtagcttctctgttctgccggggGCATGGAAAATCCCACCAGCTCTACATTATCCATGTTGTCGTTcatccacgactcggtgaaacataagatactaccgtttttaatgtcctgttggtagaaTAATCTTGatcgtaggtcatcgattttattttccaatgattgcacgttggccaatagaatggaTGGCAGTGgaagtttactcgctcgcctacgaaATCTCAGAAGGCAGTCCGACCTCCGCCCCCCTTTCTCCTtcttttcttcatgcaaatgacggggatttgggcctgttcacGGGAAAGCACTATGTCCttctcgttaaaggaaaaagcttctttcATTTCGAGGTGAggaatcgctgttctgatatccagaagttattttcggtcataagagacggtagcagcaataagttaaaaaataagttacgaGCAACGCAAAAAAACTAGCAAATTAGCACAGTTGGTTAGCATGTAAAACGATGCCATTCTTCCAGTGCTGTTTGCCCTGCTGCTCCCCCACCctatgaacacacacaggaatcaAAGAGCTCCACACTCTGTGTACATGGTCAACAGAGTGAAGGGCGATAGAGAGATGGgatgaggaagaggggagaggttgTCATCTGTCTCTGTGACCAAGTCGTGTGGAAGTGATGGGGACGGGTGGACTGAAGAGAACCCAGCGTGGCGCCTTCCTCCATCCTTGATTTCTGTTATGTGTTAATTATCGCGCCCCTTTCAAAAATTAATCAGAGTCTGAGAGAGGGAAATGGAAACACATTccatgacagtctgtttgttgttgttgtatttgtTGTTTGTGGCAACCTGATTACCTCAGCAAGTCAGAATTCTTTATTGATGTTACCGATGTTGACCAACGTCTCTGTCTAttgatttctctttctctctccctctctttctttgcctctcctctttttttctccctccctgtttccatccctttctctttgtctctctctcgctc
Proteins encoded:
- the LOC129850698 gene encoding sodium/potassium/calcium exchanger 3-like codes for the protein MDGIAFGMMPGTVRVRSKPLQGMLNQRKTKAQRKKRKELFGGQMFFMGVLLALVKGLSCLVEKAGYDISSLTTEEGARWESRRLLQESWDNETDLLLNPPSKNCTEPALHEFPTDLFTNQERTEGAVALHVLFAMYMFYALALVCDDYFVPSLEKICERLHLSEDVAGATFMAAGSSAPELFTSVIGVFITKGDVGVGTIVGSAVFNILCIIGVCGIFAGQAVHLSRWSLMRDSMYYTLSITALIVFIYDEKVSWWESLTLVLMYFGYILIMKFNSNIVHFLERRKKNSPSLGNGTASNADLDDNCDASAVLLKKTNFHRKQSVLMVDELLSAYPHQLSFSEAGMRIMITSHFSPRTRLSMASRMLITERQRLISTRPFTNGDSEVTVKVGSRRGLENGLGGPERGVKGRRGHHGEDDRGDVEAGNETENENEDNENNENDEEEEDVGEGPFVPFHAPAGCCNKVKWLLAWPLCLLLFFTVPNCANTRWERWFMVSFVTSTLWIAGFSYVMVWMVTVIGFTLGIPDVIMGITFLAAGTSVPDCMASLIVARQGFGDMAVSNSIGSNVFDILIGLGLPWALQTLAINYGSYIKLNSKGLIFSVGLLLGSVFLTVLGVHLNGWKLDRRLGLVCLLMYCIFLCFSILIEYNVFTFVNLPTCRDR